Proteins encoded in a region of the Mustelus asterias unplaced genomic scaffold, sMusAst1.hap1.1 HAP1_SCAFFOLD_342, whole genome shotgun sequence genome:
- the LOC144486439 gene encoding uncharacterized protein LOC144486439 has translation MEKPWKCGDCGKGFSYPSLLEMHRRSHTGERPFTCSMCGKGFIQSSHLLTHQQVHTEKRFCCSYCGKLFKRSQNLIEHKRTHTGERPFTCSVCGKGFTRSSHLATHRLVHTDNRPFKCTECEKSYKTTSDLLIHQRVHNEERPFRCTVCGKGFTLLSSLQKHQRVHTGERSFTCSLCGKGFIYLTSLRSHQLVHSDKKPFKCSECEKSFKTSSVLLRHQQVHSGERPFTCSDCGKGFTRSSNLQTHQRIHTGEKPFTCSECGKGFSHSSTC, from the exons atggagaaaccatggaaatgtggggactgtgggaagggattcagttacccatcgctgctggaaatgcatcggcgcagtcacactggggagagaccattcacctgctccatgtgcgggaaaggattcattcagtcatcccacctgctgacccaccagcaagttcac ACCGAGAAACGGTTCTGCTGCTCTTACTGTGGGAAGTTATTTAAACGATCACAGAATCTCATTGAACACAAACGCACTcatactggggaaaggccgttcacctgctctgtgtgtgggaagggattcacacgatCATCTCACCTCGCTACACACCGACTGGTTCACACTGAtaacagacctttcaaatgtactgaatgtgagaagagttataaaaccacaagtgatctgctgatacaccagcgagttcacaatgaggagaggccattcagatgtacagtgtgtgggaagggattcactctgttatccagcctccagaaacaccagcgagttcacactggggagaggtcgttcacctgctccttgtgtggaaaaggattcatttatttaaccagcctcagatcacaccaacttgttcactcggataagaaacctttcaaatgttctgaatgtgagaagagctttaagacctccagtgttctgctgagacaccagcaagttcactccggggagagaccgttcacctgctccgactgtggaaagggattcactcgctcatccaacctgcaaacacaccagcgcattcacaccggggagaaaccgttcacttgctctgagtgtgggaagggattttctcactcatccacctgctga
- the LOC144486440 gene encoding uncharacterized protein LOC144486440, giving the protein MCSSRAGLPWKCGDCEKSFRSPSVLEIHRRSHTGERPFTCSNCGKGFSRLSILLTHQRVHTGEKPFTCSDCGKGFTQSSHLLIHQRVHNGERPFTCPVCEKGFSVSSTLQTHQRVHTGERPFICSMCGKGFAQSSNLYSHQRVHTGERPFPCSVCGKGFTNSANLLRHQQLHTGEASFTCFECGKGFSDSSNLFSHQRTHTGERSFTCFLCGKGFSQASSLQTHQQVHTGERPFTCSVCGKGFSDSSNLISHQRVHTGERPFNCFVCQKGFSRLSNLLTHQ; this is encoded by the exons tagtcgagctggcct accatggaaatgtggggactgtgaaaAGTCATTCCGTTCCCCATcggtgctggaaattcatcgacgcagtcacaccggggagaggccgttcacctgctccaattgtgggaaaGGGTTCTCTCGGTTATCGATCTtgctaacacaccagcgagttcacactggggagaagccattcacctgctctgattgtgggaagggattcactcagtcatcgcacttgctgatacaccagcgagttcacaatggagagaggccattcacttgccccgtgtgtgagaagggattcagcgtttcatccacactgcagacacaccagagagttcacactggggagaggccgtttatctgctccatgtgtggtaaaggatttgctcagtcatccaacctgtattcacaccagcgagttcacaccggagagaggccgtttccctgctctgtgtgtgggaagggattcactaactccgccaacctgctgagacaccagcaacttcaTACTGGGGAGGCTTCCTTCACCTGCTTTgagtgtggtaaaggattcagtgattcatccaacctgttttcacaccagcgaactcacactggggagaggtcattcacctgctttctgtgtggaaagggatttagtcaggcatccagcctgcagacacaccagcaagtccacaccggggagaggccattcacctgctcagtatgtggcaagggattcagtgattcatccaacctgatttcacaccagcgagttcacactggggagaggccatttaactGCTTTGTGTGTCAGAAGGGATTCAGTCGATTgtctaacctgctgacacaccagtga